Within the Opitutaceae bacterium TAV5 genome, the region CAGAATGATGAGCGGGAGCCACGCAAGGGTGGGCACCTGGCGGATGCCGTTGAGCAGCGGGCCGAGGAGGTCTTCCACGGTGCGCGAGAGTCCCGTGGCCATGCCGGTCGCGAGGCCGATAATGGCGCCGACGGAAAACCCCTTGAGGACAGTGATGGCGCTGATCCGGAAATCTCCGAGGAGATTGTCCTTCAGCAGGAGCTTGAGGAAGGCTTCGCCGACGCTGGCGGGCGTGGGCAGGAAGATGCGCTCGACAAGGCCGAATCGCGTGAGGAGATCCCAGACGATCAGGAGCGCGAGAGGCAAAAGGCTCTGGATGGCGAGGCGACGGATGCGGGGAAGATTCCGGCGAAAACGTTCGACGAACGGCGTGCGGCTGGTGGCTGCCGAGACGGTGTCGGGTACGGGAAAGGTGGTGGTCCTGTCGCGGGATGCCGTGGGCAACGCGGGGGAAACTGCCACGGGAGACGAGGGTGCGGTGGCTTCGGTGGCGGTGCTCATAGCGCAGGGGCGGATCGGGTGTTGCCGGAAGTGGAGACGACGGCGCTCGCTGCCGGAGCCGACGGTGTGACGCCGTCAGTGCCTGCCACCGCCGACGCGGACGGCGGCTGCCGCGGCTTTCCGCTGGTATCCACAAAATACTCACCGCCTTTGAAGAACCGGCGGTCGACGAACTCGGAGATCTGCGCTTCGGTGAGAGGCTTGGCGCCGTAGAAATCGTCGCCGTTGGCGATTGCCCATTTGAGGAAGCGCGAAAGCGCGTCGATGGTCTCCTGCGCATCGGGACGCCCCGGGTCGAGCACGAGGGAGGACTCGTCCTTGATCATGTAGAGCGAAACGGATTTGGGCGTGCGGTAAACCCTGGCCGCGGCCTCGGCGGTTTCCTCGTAATGGTTGCCATCGACAATCCAGCGGCGCGTGCGGTCGTAGAGGCGCAGGTAGGCTTGGACGACGTCGGGATTCCGGTTGGCGAAGCGGCGCAGGGTGATGATGAGGGCGCGGCCGCCGCCGGTGACGTACTGGCCGTCAGGTCTGGCGGTGGCGATTTCGCGTACGCGGCCCTCCTCGTAGAGCCGGCCGATTTCGGGGGTGGCGGCGTGAACGGAAAGGGCTTCGATTTCCCCGGTGAGAAGTGCGAGGATGCTGGGATTGCCCGTGATGTTGACGTAGTGCACCTCGCCCTTTTTCAGCTCGGTGTCGAGCTGGATGCCCTCGGCGAGGAGCGCCTCGTAGGTGGCGAAGTAGGGGCAGCCGAGCCGGTGCGCCCCGAGCACTTTCCCCTTGAGGTCGGCGAGCGTGCGCACGGGAGAATCCTTGCGGACGATCGTGGTGGCGCGGCGCGGGTGGCAGTCGCCGCTCGCCCAGACGACAACGAAGTCAAAGCCGTTGGCCTTGTGCTGGAGGGAGGGATAGGCCATGCGTTCGGCGATGTGGAGGTCGCCGCGCTGGAAGAGGGCGGCCTCGGCGCTGCCGGCCACACGGCGGTCGACGATTTCGACCTCGACGTTGAGCGGGTCGAAGGCCTCGCGAAGCCAGCCTTTTTCGTTGGCGATGGTGACCCAGCTGTTGAGGCCGATTTTGACGACACGCTTTTTCGAGGGAATGGCCGGGGGAAGCGCGGTGGATCTGGTGATGGCGCCGGCGGTGGCCGGGGCAGCGTCTGCTGCGGCCGCGGGATGCGTACCGGCGGGTTTCGCAGTATCCGATGAAAATGCGCGGAAGAGGAAGACTGCGGCGAGGATGCCCGCCAAGGGCAGGCCCGCTTTGTATACAAGGGAACGGTTCATGTAGGCGTGAGCAAATATATGAAACAAAACAACACACTGTCCGGCATGTGATAACGTGCCGGAGAAAGGCATGCGGAAGCATGCGGCTATGATATTCCGTCAGTCGTCTATACGGAATGACATGAAACAGGCATGGCTGGTCGACGGGTACACCGGTTGGTGGTGGACAGGACAAGCCGGTTGCATCCGGGTTATGTCATGTGGTCCCATAACGCGAAACGGCGTGCCGACACGCGGACAACGGGCGGACGATCACGGGAACGAAAAACCGCCGGTCCTGATGATGGTATCGGATGACTGAACCGGAAGGTCAGCCCGGGCTCGGAAAGTTGGTCGTACATTGGAGGAGATGAGTTTCATGCGTTCCTCCAGATGCCTGGTCGTGCGCTGGGCGCAGGAGCTGGTGCCCTTCTGCAAAGAAGATCAATTCAGTGTGTTTACCAGGATACAAATAATTATTTTTACCGCTGCAAAGGAAGAACGGGATTTAATCGGGTCAATAAGCTGACGCACCATCCGGCCGGAAGCGGGTGAAGCCGGGGGAGTCGTCTACAAGCCGCCGAGCACGCCGAGGATCATCAGGATGGCGAGGACGAGGCCGACGGCGATCCAGTACCAGGCGATGCCTCCGATGCGGTAAACGGCGGGGCGATTCCGGCTCGCGGCGCTGCCGTCGGCCTCGTCGTCGTTTTCCTCCCAGGCGGCATCGGGCAGGTCGAGGCCGTCGTAAAGCGAGCTTTCCCGCCAGCCGGTGCGTTCGTCGGCTCCGCACTCGGGGCAGGCGAGGGCGTTGCGCGGGATCGTCGCGCCGCACTGGGCGCATTCATCGGGCGGAGGTCGGGAATGGCGGCGAGAAGACATCGGGAAAAAGCTGAAAGGCTGAAATCTGAAAAGCTGAAACCGGACTTCGGCTGCGTTGCGGGCTGGGTGGTTTGGAATTTCAGCTTTCAGCTTTTCAGTTTTCAGCTTTTTCAGAGAGTCACGTCAGTCGGCGGCGGGTTGCAGGTACTTGCGTTTGACGAGGCGCCAGGCGGTGACGAAGAACGCCGTCAGCGGGATGGCGAGGACCATGCCGAGAATGCCGTCGAGCGCGGTGCCCCAGAAAAAGATCGCCACGATGATCACCACCGGGTGCAGGCCGGTGCGGTCCCCCATGATCTTGGGCGTGAGAAACCAGCCCTCGATCATCTGCACGATACAGAAGACGATGAGGACAAAGACCACGAGTTGCATGCCGCCGCCGTCGGGCTGGAGCAGGGCGAGAGGAAGGGCGACGCTCAGGCCGAGGATGGTGCCGAGATAGGGTACGATGTTGAGGATGCCGAGCGCCAGGCCGATGAAGAGTCCGAACTTGAGGCCGATGATCGAAAACCCGAGCGCGAGCAGCGCCCCCATGATCAGCCCGATGACAAGCTGGCCGCGGAAGAACGAGATGACAATGGCGATGAATTCCTCGACGAGAAACACCACGTCGGCACGCACGCCGGGCTTGAGAAAGGGGAGCTGCGCATCGAGGCCGCGGGTGGGCTCGCGGCGCGAGAGGAGGAAAAAGAAAAGGTAGATCGGGACGATGGCGAGGTGGGTGATGAAACCGAAAAAACCGACGACCCCCACGCCGGCGGACTTGAGCGAAGGGACGATGGAATCGACGGAAGGCACCGCGTCGGCCGTCACGGTTTTCACGTGCTTCACGAGGTTGTCGATGATCTCCTGGAATTTCGGGTTGGCGACCTTGTCCTGCATCGCGCCCAGCCATTGCGGGGAGTGCGTCTGGATGTACTCGACCGCCTTGTCCCACAGGGCGGGCAGGGCGGAGAGAAATTCGATGAGCTGTTTGATCACCGGCGGGATGATGACGAGCAGGCATGCCGCCACGAGAAGGACAAAAACGGCGTAAAGGGTGATGACGGCGAGGGTGCGGCGGAATTTCAGCCTGGCTTCGAGCAGCTCCACGACCGGCCGCAGGATCAGGGCGAGAATGCCGGCGACGGCCAGCGGCCAGAGGACCGACGAAAAATGCCCGACGAGAAACGACAGGGCAATGAAGACCCCGCCGAGCAACACGATGGAAACGATGAGGGCGAGGAGCCCGAGCGAGAAGCCGACCATGCGCCGCTGGCCCGGGGTGAGAAGGCGCGGCTCGTTGGATGTGGGTTCGGACATAGACAGGGGCTGAGGAAAAGGGATCCGGGCGCGACGGCAAGCCCGGGAGAGGAGGGACTTGACGGGTTTGTCATGATTGGCACTCGACAGCGCGGGCCGCTTGCAGGATGCAGGTCGGTTCCGCTTCGCCACCACGCATGAACGACACTGCTCTCGCCACCATCGCCATCACCGGGTTTACCGTGGCGTTTTTTCACGCGGTGATCCCGACGCACTGGCTGCCCTTCGTGCTGGTGTCGCGGGCGCGGAGCTGGTCGATGGCGCGGACGCTCGGGGTGGTCGTGTTTGCGGGGACGGGGCACGTGTTGCTGACCACGCTGATTGGCGTGGCGATTTCGTGGTTCGGTTACCAGCTCAACCGCCAGGTCGGGCTGCTGTTTCCCTGGCTGGTGGGCGGGTTTCTGTTCGCCGTGGGGCTCTATTATGCCTGGCGGCAGGCATGCGGCCGGGGGATTTGCCATCACCATCCGCCGGGCGGGCATCACAAGCCGGACAAGGCGTGCGGGCACGAGGAAAACGAGAGTCACTGGGAACACGAACTGGAGGAGAGCCCGCTGGCCGAGCCGGAGAAAACGTCGGACCGGGCGGCGGCGTGCGGGCTGTTCGTCATGCTCACGCTGTCGCCGTGCGAGACGTTTTTGCCGGTCTACATGACGGGGGCGCAGTTCGGCATCCGGGGCTTTGTCGTGCTGAGCATCATCCTGGCCGCCGGAGCGCTGGGCGGGATGTTGCTCTTCACCTGGCTGACGATGGTCGGGCTGGAGCGGGTCAACCTGCGCCGGTTCGAGCGGATGGAGGCCGGCCTGCTCGCCGGGCTGTTCATGATCCTCGGCGTGCTCGTCGTGATCGTGGAGCGCACACACGGGCACTGACGAGGGGCGGAATTTTCGATTCCCGATTTTCGATCGGGCTTCCCGCGCCGTTTTCCGGCCGGAGAGGCAGGGGCAGTGGCTTGGTCAATCGAGAATCGAAAATCTCAGGCCGTCGCCAGTTCGCGCTCCTTTTCCGTCTTCAGCCGGAGCTGCCCGCAGGCGGCGTCGATGTCGTGGCCTTTTTCGCGGCGCAGCGTCACCGATATGCGGGCGGCGCGGAGGATGTTGGCGAAACGTTCCTGGCGGGTGACGCTCGGGCGCTTCCAGGGAAGACCTTCCACCGTGTTGTAGGGAATCAGGTTCACGTGCGCGTGCAGGTCGCGCGCGATGTCGCGCAGTTTTTCGGCCTGGTCGAGGCTGTCGTTGACCTCCTCGATCAGGATGAACTCCAGCGTGATCATCCGCCCGTGCTTTTCGGAAAACGCTTGGATCGCCGGAATCAGTTTCGCGAGGGGGAAGGCCTTGTTGACCGGCATGATTTTCTCGCGGACCTCGTCCGTCGCCCCGTGTAGCGAGATGGCCAGCCGGATGCCGAGGGGCTCCTCGGCGAGTTTGTAGATTTTCGGGACGAGTCCGCTCGTTGAAAGCGTGATGCGGCGCGCGCCGAAACCGAGCCCCCAGTCGGCGTTGACGATGGTGAGCGCGCGGATGATCGCATCGTAGTTGGCGAGCGGCTCGCCCATGCCCATGACCACGATGTTGTCAAACGACGCCAGCTCCGACCGCGCGCGCGGCGTCAGCGCATCCTCGCGGTAACACACGTGCAGGAGTTGCGCCACGATCTCGCCCGCGTGCAGATCGCGCTTGAGTCCGGCGAGGCCGGAGGCGCAAAACGCGCAGGCCATCGCGCAGCCCACCTGGGTCGAGA harbors:
- a CDS encoding ABC transporter permease, which encodes MSTATEATAPSSPVAVSPALPTASRDRTTTFPVPDTVSAATSRTPFVERFRRNLPRIRRLAIQSLLPLALLIVWDLLTRFGLVERIFLPTPASVGEAFLKLLLKDNLLGDFRISAITVLKGFSVGAIIGLATGMATGLSRTVEDLLGPLLNGIRQVPTLAWLPLIILWMGAGDLGKNVLIAKAVFFPVFLNTLQGIRGTPREYIEVGRIFAYGRLRLLRRIVLPAALPAIFVGLRFGAGISWAVLIVAEMLGARRGLGFLIMRAQELLHSDQLFVLIVLIGVVGFTIDVVLRRIEARLLRWKRGFEG
- a CDS encoding nitrate ABC transporter substrate-binding protein, producing the protein MNRSLVYKAGLPLAGILAAVFLFRAFSSDTAKPAGTHPAAAADAAPATAGAITRSTALPPAIPSKKRVVKIGLNSWVTIANEKGWLREAFDPLNVEVEIVDRRVAGSAEAALFQRGDLHIAERMAYPSLQHKANGFDFVVVWASGDCHPRRATTIVRKDSPVRTLADLKGKVLGAHRLGCPYFATYEALLAEGIQLDTELKKGEVHYVNITGNPSILALLTGEIEALSVHAATPEIGRLYEEGRVREIATARPDGQYVTGGGRALIITLRRFANRNPDVVQAYLRLYDRTRRWIVDGNHYEETAEAAARVYRTPKSVSLYMIKDESSLVLDPGRPDAQETIDALSRFLKWAIANGDDFYGAKPLTEAQISEFVDRRFFKGGEYFVDTSGKPRQPPSASAVAGTDGVTPSAPAASAVVSTSGNTRSAPAL
- a CDS encoding 50S rRNA methyltransferase; this translates as MKFTPARPFLTGETLDSLTARLRERGEPCFRARQILDWVYKKRARSWDEMTNLPKPLRAWLAGTFELMPASLVFGKQSHDVTDKLLLELGDRSLIETVIIRAPQEGVGLDHSRKTICISTQVGCAMACAFCASGLAGLKRDLHAGEIVAQLLHVCYREDALTPRARSELASFDNIVVMGMGEPLANYDAIIRALTIVNADWGLGFGARRITLSTSGLVPKIYKLAEEPLGIRLAISLHGATDEVREKIMPVNKAFPLAKLIPAIQAFSEKHGRMITLEFILIEEVNDSLDQAEKLRDIARDLHAHVNLIPYNTVEGLPWKRPSVTRQERFANILRAARISVTLRREKGHDIDAACGQLRLKTEKERELATA